From one Longimicrobium sp. genomic stretch:
- the mtnA gene encoding S-methyl-5-thioribose-1-phosphate isomerase, with translation MRVHGTPYRTVWLDDGAVRLIDQNRLPFEFALVSCADHRETAAAIREMTVRGAPAIGAAAGFALAQALREAPAGDPWPYARQARAVIEATRPTARDLFHAVERVWAAAEAAPHPGAVAEAALRAARAFADESAESCRRIGEHGAPLVADGARVLTHCNAGWLATVDYGTALAPVYLAAQAGKRVHVWVDETRPRAQGARLTAWELAGEGVPHAVIADNAAAWLMSRGEVDLVIVGADRVAANGDVVNKVGTLAKAVCAREFGIPFYVAVPPSTFDAAVPDGAAVTIEERSEDEVHYQTGPDEEGTLRRVRVTAPGCAARNPAFDVTPARLVAGYVTERGVFRGGELPAEVFPAPAALAGSSTPGPQR, from the coding sequence ATGCGCGTACACGGCACCCCCTACCGCACCGTCTGGCTCGACGACGGCGCGGTCCGGCTGATCGACCAGAACCGGCTCCCGTTCGAGTTCGCGCTCGTCTCCTGCGCGGACCACCGCGAGACGGCCGCCGCCATCCGCGAGATGACGGTGCGCGGGGCGCCGGCGATCGGCGCGGCGGCGGGATTCGCGCTGGCGCAGGCGCTACGCGAGGCGCCCGCGGGAGACCCGTGGCCGTACGCGCGCCAGGCCCGCGCGGTGATCGAGGCCACCCGCCCCACGGCGCGCGACCTCTTCCACGCCGTGGAGCGCGTCTGGGCCGCCGCCGAGGCCGCCCCGCACCCGGGCGCCGTGGCGGAGGCCGCCCTCCGCGCCGCGCGGGCGTTCGCGGACGAGAGCGCGGAGAGCTGCCGGCGGATCGGCGAGCACGGGGCGCCGCTGGTCGCCGACGGCGCGCGCGTGCTCACCCACTGCAACGCCGGGTGGCTGGCCACGGTGGACTACGGCACCGCGCTGGCGCCCGTCTACCTGGCCGCCCAGGCGGGGAAGCGGGTGCACGTGTGGGTGGACGAGACGCGGCCGCGGGCGCAGGGGGCGCGGCTCACCGCCTGGGAGCTGGCCGGCGAGGGCGTCCCCCACGCCGTGATCGCCGACAACGCCGCCGCCTGGCTGATGAGCCGCGGCGAGGTGGACCTGGTGATCGTCGGCGCCGACCGCGTGGCCGCCAACGGCGACGTGGTCAACAAGGTGGGCACTCTCGCCAAGGCCGTCTGCGCGCGCGAGTTCGGCATCCCCTTCTACGTCGCCGTCCCCCCGTCGACCTTCGACGCGGCGGTGCCGGACGGGGCCGCGGTGACCATCGAGGAGCGCTCGGAAGACGAGGTGCACTACCAGACCGGGCCCGACGAGGAGGGGACGCTGCGCCGCGTGCGGGTGACGGCCCCCGGCTGCGCGGCGCGCAACCCGGCGTTCGACGTCACTCCCGCGCGCCTGGTGGCCGGCTACGTCACCGAGCGCGGCGTCTTCCGCGGCGGCGAGCTGCCGGCGGAGGTCTTCCCCGCCCCGGCCGCGCTCGCCGGATCCTCGACCCCTGGCCCGCAGCGCTGA